GTTCGTCGGCGAGCGCGCGAACGGAGCGCGGTTCGTGTTCCTTCAGGTAGTCGAGGATCTCCAGGCGCCGTTCGTGGAAGACACTCTCGGCTCGTTCACGAGCGAGCACGAGCGTGTCAGGGAACCCGTGCTGAGTCAGCGCCTCCGAGAAGGAACTCCGGAAGTCCAGACGGGGATCCACTTCGGCCTCCTCGAACTCGAACTCGTTCGGGTCGGGGATCGGGGAGTGCCGGTCCTCGAATTCGGGCATTATTCTGTCCTCCTAACCGTTGTTAGGGATGCAACATAGAAAAGCCTTCGGAAGCTCGGATACTCGATGATCCGGTCCCTGTGCAGAGGAACGTATCGTACAGAAAATGTTAACTTTCGCCATTACTTGACAATAAACGAGATAGCATCCATCACGCTTCGCCGAAATTTGAACCTCTCGCCGGGAACGGTCTCCAAGTCGTGAGCCACCGTCCAGAGGGCGCACCGAACTGGTCGTGGCGGCGTAGCAACGGTGGTGACTCCGACGGTGTACAGACGATGAACGTACCTGGCACGCCCCGAACACGTACTCGAAATCTGTAATGTATAGTTTCGAATCGATCGACCTCGGTACGTACCGTGGTGACGACTACTTCTTGCTGGGCTTCGTCGAGCCCGAACCGTTCGAGGGCGAAGACTACGACCCCGACGAAGACGCGGAAAACTACGGTGTCACGTTGGTGCGAGAGGGGACGTACCCTCTCGAGGAGAACGTCGAGATCGTCCGTATGGACACCGCGCACGGACGACCGCACATGGATCTGGTCTATCTCCCGGACGACGCCGACGAGGATCGAAAGGTCTGGCTCGAGGACGGGTACACGTACGAACGGATGAAGCGATACCTCCTGGTGCACTGGGAGACGTTCGCTGATCGCTACATCCGGTACAACGAGTAGCAGTTCGGGTCGGAAAGATGGGTGTCCGGAGTGCCAACTACGCCGATGCGAAGGGTTCCGAGTCCTCGTGCGCGTCAGCCCGATCTCGACCTCGCGAGGATGGAGGGGGACGTCGTCGCGGCGGAGGCGGCACTCGGGTTCGAGTCGTAGTTCGCGGGAACAGCGGAGGCCGCACGCGACCTCGTTTCGTAAACAGCGTTACTGTCATCAGCGCAGTACGCTTTTC
The Halomarina pelagica DNA segment above includes these coding regions:
- a CDS encoding winged helix-turn-helix domain-containing protein is translated as MPEFEDRHSPIPDPNEFEFEEAEVDPRLDFRSSFSEALTQHGFPDTLVLARERAESVFHERRLEILDYLKEHEPRSVRALADELGYDKGVVSRDLRKLASIDVVEYVEEGRAKAPRLKHDHVVVEPVV
- a CDS encoding DUF7718 family protein, whose product is MYSFESIDLGTYRGDDYFLLGFVEPEPFEGEDYDPDEDAENYGVTLVREGTYPLEENVEIVRMDTAHGRPHMDLVYLPDDADEDRKVWLEDGYTYERMKRYLLVHWETFADRYIRYNE